In Lactuca sativa cultivar Salinas chromosome 5, Lsat_Salinas_v11, whole genome shotgun sequence, the DNA window CATCCATATCATCCTTCTCACCTTCTGTACCGTTTTACTTATGTCCTTTTTACGCCTCAATATAACATTCTATGGGCAAGATCATGTCAATTCTGTTCTTATACTGTCGTAGCTTTGTGGAACCAAACACTGAATCCGTAATATTTAAAGATAGGGTTTTGGATTTCTAATTAAACGCTGTCTGTATCAGCCGATGGTGATTGATAACTGACGTATATATCAAAAAGTTTACGTAGCTCTTCACAATGATTCCATTTGAGTTTAGATTGGACTTTGTTCCTTTCCAAATTTGGTTATTGGTATCTTGATTTGCAATTTCCTTTTTGCAGTCAACCAAAAGAGCAGGATGGGTGAAAAGAGACATTAAGGGCCCTGAATCTATTGCAGATCACATGTACAGGATGGGATTAATGGCTCTCATTGCTTCTGATACTCCTGGAGTCAACAGGGACAAGTTAGTTTCTTTCTTGTTAGATGAATAATGAATATTGATATCATATCATGCATTGCTTGAAATCATGTCAACATCATAAATGGTGTTAAACTGTTATGGGCTTATGGCTAATTCTAATCTTCTTGCTTTCATCTTCCAGGTGTATAAAAATGGCAATTGTGCATGATATTGCAGAAGGTACTATATATTATCCCAAAATCTATTTACATTGTCTTCTTTATTGCTTCAATTTTCAGTAACTTATACCCTTCAGATTCTTTTCTCTTACTTTCTCTGTTACTTTGATAGCCATTGTTGGTGACATCACTCCATCAGATGGAATCCCAAAGCTTGAAAAgagtaggagagagaaagaagCATTAGACCAAATGTGCAAACTTCTTGGTGGAGGCCCACGAGGTAAATACACTCTTACatgatgcaagaaatagcaatctactttcctTTATTAGTTCATTATATCAttttcttttcatttcttcttattATAAATACAATGctgcaataaaaatataaattaaagtaCAATACTTTAATTATTAGATTTCTTTTTATATTACAGCTGAAGAGATACACGAGTTATGGATGGAATATGAAGAAAATTCCACAAATGAAGCTAAAGTTGTTAAGGACTTTGATAAGGTATTGAATCATATATGTAATATAGAGGGGatagttatttattttatttattttttattctgttgtgtgtgtattattattattaatattattatattaactGATTTTGGTTTTTTATGCATTCAGATTGAGATGATACTTCAAGCTCTGGAATATGAAAAGGGTAAGTATTTCTGGATGAGGGTGTTTTTggtattatttgaaataatattgCAGAGGTGattaagttttattttttatgcAGAACAAGATAAAGATTTGGAAGAATTTTTTCAGTCTACAGCAGGTAAGAGACTTTTCATTATCTTTATTATAAATTACtgatttttatattaatatattctcTATAACTAAATTACAAGATTTGAATTACTGGGATATAATTATATCATGAAATCTTTCTCTTATTATGCACATTAAAAGAAGGAAAAATAAATgagagtaaatgaccattttacccttcattaAGTCAAAAATTACTTAGaagaataatttatttatttattgtatgCAGGCAAGTTTCAGACTGATCTTGGTAAAGCTTGGGCTTCAGAGATAGCATCAAGAAGGAAAAAACAAGACTAGATTTTTCACAAttcttttttgttgttttttttaatggATTCAAATTATTAAGATTTTGGTTtaaaaaatgtcttctttttgaattgaaataaataaaagataCTTTGATAGGAACCAAAATATTTAGACCTAGAGAATATTGGTAGGTTGACATGATTCATTGTTAGTCGATGTCTTAAACCATAAAATTTAGTATTTAtattctaggggtattttggtcatttttagtAATGTACTTTAAATCTTATAGGCAGTGACTGAGGAGGACAACTTATGGAAGTAAGAGTGATTGTGGGAAGCTAGAAGTTGATGTGAGTTGTTAGGAACATGCATCAACTATCTTATTTTGAATCTTTATGATTTTACCTTAAATGATATTACTTACTACTTGTTTGCTATATTTATGTGTGCATTTATGAAATGATTTTGTATTGAAAACAAAGAGCGTTAACCTTTTTGAAATTCTTTTAAGCATCCGAACTTTGTGTATCGTATTAGTATGGGTGTGACTTTGTGATTCCAGATACCCAAATTGACAATTGTTATTATTTTGTTATGAGTAGATTTCTAGATAATCATCACGTGTGTCAGGTGTTTTGATACCCATTGTTTGGCCTAAGTGGATGACCCTAATGCATGATTGTGAGTGTAAGTGTAAAAGTTGAAAGTTTTGTCTGTCATGAACTCTTCATACTTTGTACTTGACCATCAATTTTGTGAGTTTGACTTTTGATATTGACAAATGGTTGGGAGTAGTTGCATGCATTACATATTGTTTAATGTTATAAACATGTTTTccctttttgtatttttgttggGTTGAAATAATCCACTTGAAAATGTTAATCTTCCAATTATGAAGCTTTTTGGGACATAAGAGACCTTGTATTGTTTTGGAGTTATTGGTATTCATGTATTTTTCAATGATATCGGAGGTTTGATTAAGTTGGATTGTCATCCCTTACTTTAAATGAATAAACCCTTGTGTAACTCACTAGACAAATTCGTTGTCTAACTTATTTTGATATGTGTTTAAATTGAAGACCCTAACTTGAATTAGAGATTTTCATGGACTTTTATAAGGCCACAAATTTTATGGTAAGCTTGGATCATGTTGTGAATTGTTTATTGTTAACCTGTCTAGTTTTCAACTTAACTAAGTTTACTATTTTGGGACCAAAGTAATTTTCCCCAAATATAAACTTTGAATATTTTTGAGAAACTTTAGCCAATGATTTTCTTAAGCATGATTTCAAATAGGTCGTAGCGATGGGTGCTACACTTTGGTATTAGAGTATTTGTTTAAGTGAACTAGGTACTAGGATGAGTGCTTTGACTTAAACTATGATTGCTCTAGAGAATGTTGTTGTCTTTTTTTCTTTAAGTAAAGTGAGATTGATGTGCTTAGGTCTCTAGATGTTTAATTATTTTCTTATATCTAACATGTGGATGTCTCTAGATGTTTAATTATTTTCTGATGGAAACTAATGTTTGAGGGGAAATCCATCCGCTCATACATGGTAGTTTCGGTTTATGCTTAGGTGGCACTAGCAAGTTAAGAAGAAAATATGATTTGACAAATTCAAAGAAACATCAACATACAAAAGGAGGTGCATTCTACCATGCCATCATTTAAAGAATTCAAGGCCTACAATTGGGTCACTTCTTGCCAAATGAGAAGAAAGAATAGTTGGAGAAACAAAAAATATGATAGTACGACACTTAGAAGAGACAAGGAAACTAAGGGAAAATGGAATTTAGGACATAAGATGATGATTCCAATGATGAGATTGGAACTACAACAATCGAATGGAACTACAACAAGTTTGAAATACATCACTCACGGTAACATCGTACATTGGAATGAGTAAAATAGTTACATGATCTATGTATTCTAGACAAGATGAATATAATCTTATGAATGCAATCATGTAAGGTCACACAAAGGGTAAATGGGGTGTGACAACCCACCATAAGAACATTCTAATGGTGGAATCGTTTCAAAGGAGTAGTTGATAGACACGACACAAGCATATTATCATGAAATGGTTTTTGAGAAGTCCTCAAGAACAATTTGGTGAAAATAGGAAAATCATACAATAGAAAACGACATCCCCATGTTGGGACAATAAACAAAGAATATAAGATTTTACTAACAGGAGAAATGGAATGAAGGAAGGTGGAACAACTATTTTTAGTTATGAGGGTGAGGAGGGTATTTACTCGAGAATAAGTTTATGGTCCACTTTGTTCCAATTCTTTGAGTGGGACAATAGGTTGCAATATTTGTAGTTTGGCATCGGTTTCGGCTCCGATGTTAATCTAATATACCGATGACATGTTACTTCTATGGTGTGTTATAAAGGGACCTTAAACCTTTTTTTATCACTACTCACATGACGTAGATAAGTCGGTTCCTAACATCTTGTTTTTGAAGATTCAAAACATCCAACTATAGTTGTAAAAGGAacgaatgaacatgaacactATATTGTTCATGTTTGTTCGTTTAAGTTAATCAAACAaacgaacaattttttttttcgtgTTTGTTCTTTTAACAAATTATTGTATTCATTTtcgttttttaaaagaaattaatatattcatgttcgttcgtttatgttcgttaaTATGTTAACCGAACTAACATAAGGGAGCATAAACGAATGAAGATAAataaatacaagtaaacatatatgacataaatgaacatatataaaaaataaacaaataaacaaatgcAAATAAGCGTAAACAtccaaataaaataataaaacttgatCAACAACATCTTGATATGTTGATTacacttagggggtgtttggattagatttttagcttattgcttatagcttatttgtggtaggaataagcaataagcaataagcatgggaagaaatgcttattaaaattagcttatttagcctaataaactggattttatccaaacactcaaattagcttattgtgagaataagcaataagcacctctttttttcctatccaaacatCCCCTTAGTGTTGCCATATTTGATATCTTTAGCAAATCCGCAAGATATAAAACCTAAACTAATTTTAAAAACTCCACGTTTACACACCGGTCATGTCCCTTCCATGTATAACTTAGAAGtaattatgatatatatatatatatatatatatatatatatatatatatatatatatatatatatatatatatatatatatatatatatatatatatatatatatatatatccctattctaataaaagaatagttttaatctccttttgacatgtgtcatcatattaggcctcctaattaatacacattttattctttttttttgccatgtgtcaccctattaaatctattatttaatgtatgccacttgtcaatctattaattatctatttcaaattttaaaattttcactttaattacaataaattaataacaatggaataaaaattaaaataaagttaatacaaattataagatgatataatttcacatatttatttaaattaacgattataattgattaataattttgtgttctaactattatagtttaattaattttgtagccgTGATTTCACGGGTtgtaaactagtatatatatatatatatatatatatatatatatatatatatatatatatatatatatatatatacactagccgtctacccgcgcaaagcggcgggcgacgaataatttgatctctttagagttaaaaccattttgcgttcacttcgagaaatgaatattaaatgacatctatttttcaagagcattaccataccatattaagggggtgtttggctaagcttttttaaaacaacttattaggttccacatcactataagttaaaaaagtgtttggattaaaataacttattacggtggggaacctctaatacgtcattttttcataagttaccttacacttacttattaacttataagctaataaactaataagcaataagcttttttgccaaacaccccctaaatggttattactttcatttatacatacccaaaccacttgtactgtttatcgtcctcttttttttttttttttttttttttttttttttttttttaatgtaatgtcttactaagtaaaatgctaaaatatataaataatagtttataaaaataaacctttagaatatcagatgttgtgattcaaaagtcgataaataggcatttgagaaggccaaaatactcaggtgtcaacttgttcattgtgattttaaaccaagtttggtcacaaattaaaacattttcaacgatggtatgtaattcaaggattcatattgatttaggttctcgaaaccttaaaatattgaacaaaatatatatagaaccttataataaggacaataatcaccgtaatcaggaagtccatgtgatgaaacttgatattataagAACCAATGAtaaaaaaagtttcatttttagactaaacaagatgaaaaatatacaaactaccttaatcatgtcaaatcttgtgtttaaccgttctttattgcaaaagtaagatgccaaaatatacaaactaatgataatacaatgctctaactggccttcttggttgagttctttgaacctgcaaagccaacacattaaagaaacatagtaaaaacctttttaggaacaaacctgatataataaaaccttcacccaatatatttataagataaaaatacaaaaagttaaaaatgatgaaatcaattacaagtaaggattaaaataaaaacctgttaagaaagagccatctgcaggagggatatttgaatcaacatgtattttctgatggtttcaaattttgaattatccgaaattcagggaaggggatagaatttgttgagaaatataaggattcaaaacacatgttaaaatttaatattattttattgatgactacttgtaccattagcttaatgatttgaacgtcttaaaaaaataatattattatattcaatcaatttttagaaatagtgagatttcttttataagatagtaaagatatatatatatatatatatatatatatatatatattcaaaaacctTTTTCCTTAATTTAGGGTTGGAGCATCTCACACATGTATTTTTTTGGCGCGTGAAAGAGGAGCCCTGGTTCTTCCGTGAAGTTCAATCACCTGTTTCACCACCCCTTCCACCAATGCATGTCTTCCACAAAAGGAGACATGTGTCTTCTCCTCCTTCTTCTCGCTTTCTCGAACACACAGCTGATATCCAACTATCCAAGAGGTTCTTTTTTGCTTTGATTTTCCCTTTTTCTCTTTAACTTCGACATCTATAGAGAAAACTCTCCAACTCTCGCATCTCTGTTTCTTGGTATCCTTTTCGTACGTTCAAGTTGAGGGGTTTAAGGCAGATGGGTATATCTACACTATTCTTTTTTATGATGACGAACGTTAAGCCAAAACACAGTTAATGAAGTATGGAAACAAGCATTTGTTAATTTCATCATCATCGCATCTTTGATTTGAAACAAGAACACAAAACACAGGGTGCTACTAACTACACTTCAATTGAATTGGTAATTTCTTCTTTCTTTTACCTTTTTCATTCGATTTTGTCTTAGGTTTGCTTGATGTTCAAAAACCAATATTTTGGTTTTTAAAAGTGATTCGAATGcgggatttttttttcattttttgttaatCGATATGAGTTTAGTGGAAACCTTGATTTAGTGGAAATCTTGATGTTCTTGTTGCATTAGATGTAACTTGCTATTTGTTCTGATACATAATTTGCCTCACTTAACTTTCTATGCTTGACTATTTGATGATCAAATTAGCTCCAGAAGCAAGAAAGTCGGCTCTTTTTTTAACAAATACATGAAAGTGTAtctttcttttacaaaaagtccATAGATTTTCATCCACTTTGTTCTTAAGttcatttttttttagttttttaacaCTTTTTTGTATGATTTTCAGAATATTGTTGGCAAGAGCAATTCTAGGAGAAGATAAGTCATACATTTGTAAATAATTGTTGTAGTTGTTCCAGATCCTATAGTTACGGCTAATTATCTGTTAGTTTAGTAGAAATCTCTTGTATAAATGTATTCTCCTGTAACCTAATTTGTGCATATGAAAAACGGAAATTTCTTCCAACTATCTCTGGTATTCTTTTTCACATGGTATGAGAGCATACCTAATCCATTCGTACAATATATTGAAACCCTCGAAACCATACCGAATTCGTAGAACATGAGTGTCAAAGCAGGAACTTCAAACCCTCCTCAAGTCATCGTTCACACTGATGCACCGTTTCCCACTAGAGGAGTTATTCTCGATGACTCGAACTTTCACCTATGGTCCCAATTAATGGAGATGAGAATCGGTGCTCGAAACAAGTCTGGCTACATCACGGGCAAAACAACAAAACCCACAGAAGGAGAGAAGGAGATTGAAACCTGGCTGATCGAAAATAACAAAGTCAAAAGCTGGTTGATTGATTCGATGTCCCCGTCGCTCATTCATCGGTTGATACGCCTCCAGACTGCAGCAAAAATTTGGGAAGCTGTATCCCAAACTTTTTACGATGGGTCTGATGAAACCCAATTGTTTGAATTGAACAGGAAATCATTGAACAACTGACAAACTGGACGTCCCCTGGCAACATACTACAACGAACTCATAAGCATCTTTCAAGAAATTGATGCTTGTTTAACTACT includes these proteins:
- the LOC111883703 gene encoding uncharacterized protein LOC111883703 isoform X2, which encodes MASDSSSSSSSSSAVPSPSSAIDFLSLCHRLKSTKRAGWVKRDIKGPESIADHMYRMGLMALIASDTPGVNRDKCIKMAIVHDIAEAIVGDITPSDGIPKLEKSRREKEALDQMCKLLGGGPRAEEIHELWMEYEENSTNEAKVVKDFDKIEMILQALEYEKEQDKDLEEFFQSTAGKFQTDLGKAWASEIASRRKKQD
- the LOC111883703 gene encoding uncharacterized protein LOC111883703 isoform X1; translation: MSRLVFTTITTKSFLKLPPSSSSFHFKIFKSSSFRVCRMASDSSSSSSSSSAVPSPSSAIDFLSLCHRLKSTKRAGWVKRDIKGPESIADHMYRMGLMALIASDTPGVNRDKCIKMAIVHDIAEAIVGDITPSDGIPKLEKSRREKEALDQMCKLLGGGPRAEEIHELWMEYEENSTNEAKVVKDFDKIEMILQALEYEKEQDKDLEEFFQSTAGKFQTDLGKAWASEIASRRKKQD